Proteins from one Deinococcus sedimenti genomic window:
- a CDS encoding FAD-dependent oxidoreductase: MITAECLRTLPLFADLHETVLHDVAAEAAEVHLIPGEYLVREGDSVAFYVLLSGELAVTKDVAGTTQAVDTYGPGDSFGELPLLLGTTATVDLQALTSARVMRVEALEFMALLQHSEALTAKVLSNMTRRIGNLQRLALDTPPAVTMLVGSADDLHCFGLRDFLSRNQVVFRWLDPGAPTLSCAVPAGVTDGPLPAVVLPDGEVLRQPSVRDVARRVGLQVDPTCDEYDVVILGGGPAGLAAAVYGASEGLCTLLVEKEAPGGQAGTSSRIENYLGFPTGLSGGELSARALRQARRFGADVITTREASALEPGDDRHEVVLDGGTRVRARSVVLTVGVAWRRLPLPDAERFVGRGVWYGAARTEAPGTRGKDVYLIGGGNSAGQAAMFFSNYARRVSVLIRAPHIERGMSQYLIDQLRARPNVRICECCEVTALHGDAHLRGLTVHHTDTGEDEAVETDSLFVLIGADARTDWLDGVVLRDERGYVCSGLDLAPEGAWPLERDPFPLETSVPGVFVAGDVRRGSVKRVASSVGEGSMSIALVHQFLALQDAAREDRPRPPA; encoded by the coding sequence ATGATCACCGCCGAGTGCCTGCGCACCCTGCCGCTGTTCGCGGACCTGCACGAGACGGTGCTGCACGACGTGGCGGCCGAGGCCGCCGAGGTGCACCTGATCCCCGGCGAGTACCTCGTACGTGAGGGGGATTCCGTCGCGTTCTACGTGCTGCTCAGTGGTGAGCTGGCCGTCACGAAGGACGTGGCGGGGACCACGCAGGCGGTCGACACCTACGGCCCGGGCGACTCGTTCGGAGAGCTGCCGCTGCTGCTCGGCACCACTGCCACGGTGGACCTGCAGGCCCTGACGTCCGCGCGGGTCATGCGGGTCGAAGCGCTGGAGTTCATGGCGCTGCTGCAGCACTCCGAGGCGCTGACCGCGAAGGTCCTGTCGAACATGACCCGCCGCATCGGGAACCTGCAGCGGCTGGCGCTCGACACGCCCCCGGCCGTGACGATGCTCGTCGGTTCGGCCGACGACCTGCACTGCTTCGGCCTGCGGGACTTCCTGTCACGCAACCAAGTGGTGTTCCGGTGGCTGGACCCGGGCGCGCCGACCCTGTCGTGCGCCGTGCCTGCCGGCGTGACGGACGGGCCGCTGCCGGCCGTGGTGCTGCCGGACGGGGAGGTGCTGCGGCAGCCCAGCGTGCGGGACGTGGCGCGGCGGGTGGGCCTGCAAGTTGATCCCACGTGCGACGAGTACGACGTGGTGATCCTGGGTGGCGGTCCGGCCGGGCTGGCCGCGGCGGTGTACGGCGCGTCCGAGGGGCTGTGTACGCTGCTGGTGGAAAAGGAGGCGCCGGGCGGGCAGGCGGGCACGAGCAGCCGCATCGAGAATTACCTGGGGTTCCCGACGGGCCTGTCCGGTGGTGAGCTGAGCGCGCGGGCGCTGCGTCAGGCGCGGCGGTTCGGCGCGGACGTGATCACCACCCGTGAGGCCAGCGCTCTGGAGCCCGGTGACGATCGGCACGAGGTGGTGCTGGACGGCGGGACCCGCGTCCGCGCGCGCAGCGTGGTCCTGACCGTGGGCGTCGCGTGGCGCCGGCTGCCGCTGCCGGACGCGGAGCGGTTCGTGGGGCGTGGCGTGTGGTACGGCGCGGCGCGGACGGAAGCGCCGGGCACGCGCGGGAAGGACGTGTACCTGATCGGGGGGGGCAACTCGGCCGGGCAGGCGGCGATGTTCTTCTCGAACTACGCGCGGCGCGTGTCGGTCCTGATTCGCGCGCCGCACATCGAGCGTGGGATGTCGCAGTACCTGATCGACCAGCTGCGCGCCCGGCCGAACGTGCGCATCTGCGAGTGCTGCGAGGTGACGGCCCTGCACGGCGACGCGCACCTGCGCGGCCTGACGGTGCACCACACCGACACCGGGGAGGACGAGGCGGTCGAGACCGACTCGCTGTTCGTGCTGATCGGCGCGGACGCCCGCACCGACTGGCTGGACGGGGTGGTGCTGCGCGACGAACGCGGGTACGTCTGCTCGGGCCTGGACCTCGCGCCGGAGGGCGCGTGGCCGCTCGAACGGGACCCCTTTCCGCTGGAGACCAGCGTGCCGGGCGTGTTCGTGGCGGGGGACGTGCGGCGCGGGTCGGTCAAGCGGGTGGCCAGCAGCGTCGGCGAGGGCAGCATGAGCATCGCGCTCGTGCATCAGTTCCTGGCCCTGCAAGACGCCGCGCGGGAGGACCGTCCCCGCCCACCGGCCTGA
- a CDS encoding FAD-binding dehydrogenase: protein MATPQADVIVVGAGLAGLVAAAELADAGRTVLLLDQEGEQNLGGQAHWSFGGLFFVDSPEQRRLGIRDSLDLARRDWAVTAAFDRPEDHWPRQWADAYLDFAAGEKREWLRGMGMRWFPAVGWAERGGAGAGQPGNSVPRFHITWGTGPGVVEPFERRVRAHQQAGRIQFRFRHRVRRLNITAGAVHGVSGDVLEPSDTPRGESSSRVVTGDFDLNAGAVLITSGGIGGNHDLVRRFWPTDRLGPAPTHLLSGVPQHVDGLLQQQVAAQGGNLINPDRMWHYTEGLRNWNPIWPAHAIRILPGPSSLWLDPTGRRLPYPHIPGASTLDTLQHITTRGYPHTWFLANRAVIKREYALSGSEQNHDLTHRDLKAVAGRLGRNLTPALQAFVDHGADFVVRDTLPDLVRGMNDLTPDTPVDHATVEREVLDRDLQVRNPAGKDPQLAVVRGARAILSEKLIRVANPAPILDPASGPLIAVKLNILTRKSLGGLETNLQGQVLGPGGQPIPGLYAAGEVAGFGGGGFHGYRALEGTFLGGCLFSGRVAGRALR, encoded by the coding sequence ATGGCAACTCCTCAAGCGGACGTGATCGTCGTGGGCGCCGGACTGGCCGGACTGGTCGCCGCTGCCGAACTGGCCGACGCTGGCCGGACCGTGCTCCTGCTGGATCAGGAAGGCGAGCAGAATCTCGGCGGGCAGGCCCACTGGTCGTTCGGCGGGCTGTTCTTCGTGGACAGCCCCGAACAGCGCCGCCTGGGCATCCGCGACTCGCTGGACCTCGCGCGGCGCGACTGGGCGGTCACGGCCGCCTTTGACCGCCCCGAGGACCACTGGCCCCGGCAGTGGGCCGACGCGTACCTGGATTTCGCCGCGGGCGAGAAGCGCGAGTGGCTGCGTGGCATGGGCATGCGCTGGTTCCCCGCGGTCGGCTGGGCCGAGCGGGGCGGGGCAGGCGCGGGCCAGCCGGGCAACAGCGTCCCGCGGTTCCACATCACCTGGGGGACCGGGCCCGGGGTGGTCGAACCCTTTGAGCGGCGCGTGCGGGCGCACCAGCAGGCTGGCCGCATCCAGTTCCGGTTCCGGCACCGCGTCCGCCGCCTGAACATCACGGCGGGCGCGGTTCACGGCGTCAGCGGCGACGTGCTGGAACCGTCGGACACCCCGCGCGGCGAGTCCAGTTCACGCGTCGTGACCGGGGACTTCGACCTGAACGCCGGGGCGGTCCTCATCACGTCCGGCGGGATCGGAGGGAACCACGACCTCGTGCGGCGCTTCTGGCCCACCGACCGACTCGGCCCCGCCCCCACCCATCTGCTGTCCGGCGTACCGCAGCACGTGGACGGCCTCCTGCAGCAGCAGGTCGCCGCTCAGGGCGGGAACCTCATCAACCCGGACCGCATGTGGCACTACACCGAGGGCCTGCGCAACTGGAACCCCATCTGGCCCGCGCACGCCATCCGCATCCTGCCCGGCCCCAGCAGCCTGTGGCTCGACCCGACCGGCCGCCGCCTCCCGTACCCGCACATTCCCGGCGCGAGTACCCTGGACACCCTGCAGCACATCACCACGCGCGGCTACCCGCACACGTGGTTCCTGGCCAACCGCGCGGTCATCAAACGCGAATACGCCCTGAGCGGCAGCGAACAGAACCACGACCTCACCCACCGCGACCTGAAAGCCGTCGCCGGACGGCTGGGCCGGAACCTGACCCCGGCCCTCCAGGCGTTCGTGGACCACGGCGCGGACTTCGTCGTGCGGGACACCCTGCCGGACCTCGTGCGCGGCATGAACGACCTGACCCCGGACACGCCCGTCGACCACGCCACCGTGGAACGCGAGGTGCTGGACCGCGACCTGCAGGTCCGCAACCCCGCCGGAAAGGACCCGCAGCTGGCCGTCGTGCGCGGCGCGCGCGCCATCCTCAGCGAGAAGCTCATCCGCGTGGCGAACCCCGCCCCGATCCTCGACCCCGCCAGCGGCCCCCTGATCGCCGTGAAACTGAACATCCTCACCCGCAAATCCCTCGGCGGACTCGAAACGAACCTGCAGGGGCAGGTGCTCGGCCCGGGCGGGCAGCCCATCCCCGGCCTGTACGCCGCAGGGGAGGTCGCGGGCTTCGGCGGGGGCGGCTTCCACGGCTACCGCGCACTGGAAGGCACGTTCCTGGGTGGCTGCCTGTTCAGCGGGCGCGTGGCGGGCCGCGCCCTGCGCTGA
- a CDS encoding FadR/GntR family transcriptional regulator: MSAPVSPTRLDTAMAHVQRLIQTQRLPAGAPLPSEGQLSRDLGISRGMVREAYRALAATGAVSLSNGRAPRVGHLNADPVTLMLRHALSTGQVSVQHALSLRRALDTEAARLAALHRSEPQAQALVQAAEQLRSSPDLLRDDLHFHALIAESSGNPLFVLLARTFSDLAGQSIAHGRHHYVDTFHTDAFVDAHRQVARAIADRQPDRAALALHRHYEQAELATLL; encoded by the coding sequence GTGAGCGCCCCTGTCTCCCCCACCCGCCTCGACACGGCCATGGCGCACGTGCAGCGCCTCATCCAGACGCAGCGGCTGCCCGCCGGCGCGCCCCTGCCGTCCGAGGGGCAGCTCAGCCGCGACCTGGGCATCAGCCGCGGCATGGTGCGCGAAGCGTACCGCGCCCTGGCGGCCACCGGCGCGGTCAGCCTGAGCAACGGCCGCGCGCCCCGCGTCGGCCACCTGAACGCCGATCCCGTCACGCTGATGCTCCGCCACGCGCTCAGCACCGGTCAGGTGAGCGTTCAGCACGCCCTGAGCCTGCGGCGCGCCCTGGACACCGAAGCGGCCCGCCTCGCGGCCCTGCACCGCAGCGAACCGCAGGCCCAGGCCCTCGTGCAGGCCGCCGAGCAGCTGCGCAGCAGTCCGGACCTCCTGCGTGACGACCTGCACTTCCACGCCCTGATCGCCGAGAGTTCCGGCAACCCGCTGTTCGTGCTGCTGGCCCGCACCTTCAGCGACCTGGCCGGGCAGTCCATCGCGCACGGCCGGCACCACTACGTGGACACCTTTCACACCGACGCGTTCGTCGACGCGCACCGGCAGGTGGCGCGTGCCATCGCCGACCGGCAACCCGACCGGGCCGCGCTGGCCCTGCACCGCCACTACGAGCAGGCTGAACTGGCCACCCTCCTGTAA
- a CDS encoding urease subunit gamma yields MQLTERERDKLLIFAAAQVARDRRARGLKLNHPEAVALITAAVLEGIRDGRRVEDLMSWGATILTPDDVMDGVPELIHDIQVEGTFPDGTKLVTIHDPIRGAASAVVPGEYLLEDDDIELNAGRPVTPLTVANRTDRPIQVGSHFHFFEVNAGLHFDRARAYGQRLNIPAGTAVRFEPGEERDVDLVPLGGTREVHGMNALVSGALDGEGMNRAALGRAREQGFGGAE; encoded by the coding sequence ATGCAGCTCACCGAACGCGAACGAGACAAGCTCCTGATCTTTGCGGCGGCCCAGGTGGCCCGGGATCGCCGCGCCCGCGGCCTGAAACTCAACCACCCTGAAGCGGTGGCGCTGATCACCGCGGCCGTGCTCGAAGGCATCCGCGACGGCCGGCGCGTGGAGGACCTGATGAGCTGGGGCGCGACGATCCTCACGCCGGACGACGTAATGGACGGCGTACCCGAGCTGATCCACGACATCCAGGTGGAGGGCACGTTTCCCGACGGGACCAAACTGGTGACCATTCACGACCCCATCCGCGGCGCGGCCAGCGCGGTCGTCCCCGGCGAGTACCTGCTCGAGGACGACGACATCGAACTGAACGCCGGGCGGCCCGTCACGCCCCTCACCGTCGCCAACCGCACGGACCGCCCCATTCAGGTCGGCAGTCACTTCCATTTCTTCGAGGTGAACGCCGGCCTGCACTTCGACCGCGCCCGCGCGTACGGCCAGCGGCTGAATATTCCCGCCGGCACGGCCGTGCGCTTCGAGCCGGGCGAGGAACGCGACGTGGACCTCGTGCCCCTGGGCGGCACGCGCGAGGTGCACGGCATGAACGCCCTAGTCAGCGGCGCACTGGACGGCGAGGGCATGAACCGCGCCGCGCTGGGCCGCGCCCGCGAGCAGGGCTTCGGAGGGGCCGAGTGA
- the ureC gene encoding urease subunit alpha, which yields MRVTRKQYADLYGPTVGDRVRLGDTGLLIEVERDFTTYGEEVKFGGGKVIRDGLGQSSTATRSDPNVPDLVITNALILDHWGVVKADVGVKNGRITAIGKAGNPGTQDGVTPGLTIGASTEIVAGEGHILTAGGVDTHIHFIAPQQCWTALESGVTTMIGGGTGPTAGTSATTCTPGEWHIHRMLESLAGLPLNFGLLGKGNASTQPPLAEQIRAGALGLKLHEDWGTTPAAIHAALSVAEDFDIQVAIHTDTLNESGFVEDSIRAFAGRTIHTFHTEGAGGGHAPDIIKVAGLPNVLPSSTNPTMPFTVNTIHEHLDMLMVCHHLSPRIPEDVSFAESRIRPETIAAEDVLHDLGVFSMMSSDSQAMGRVGEVITRTWQTAHKMKLQRGPLNIPGLGADTRADNLRARRYVAKYTINPAVAHGIAHEVGSVEVGKLADLVLWKPAFFGAKTALVIKGGFVVAAQMGDANASIPTPQPVYPRPMFAAHGAGPDTTCLHFVSQVSLQDGHLPDVGRRYSAVSHTRDIGKRDMILNAETPDIHVNPETYEVRVNGDLVTCEPLDELPLAQRYFLF from the coding sequence GTGAGGGTCACCCGGAAGCAGTACGCCGACCTGTACGGCCCCACGGTGGGTGACCGCGTGCGGCTGGGCGACACGGGGCTCCTGATCGAGGTCGAGCGGGACTTCACCACGTACGGCGAGGAGGTCAAGTTCGGCGGCGGGAAGGTCATCCGGGACGGGCTGGGCCAGAGCAGCACCGCCACCCGTTCTGATCCGAATGTGCCGGATCTGGTGATCACGAACGCGCTGATTCTGGATCACTGGGGCGTCGTGAAGGCGGACGTGGGCGTGAAGAACGGGCGGATCACGGCCATCGGCAAGGCCGGGAATCCCGGCACGCAGGATGGCGTCACGCCGGGCCTGACCATCGGGGCGAGTACCGAGATCGTCGCGGGCGAGGGGCACATCCTCACGGCGGGCGGGGTGGACACGCACATTCACTTCATCGCGCCGCAGCAGTGCTGGACGGCGCTGGAATCCGGTGTGACGACCATGATCGGCGGCGGCACCGGCCCCACGGCGGGCACGTCGGCGACGACCTGCACGCCGGGCGAGTGGCACATCCACCGCATGCTGGAATCCCTGGCGGGCCTGCCGCTGAACTTCGGGCTGCTCGGCAAGGGGAATGCCAGCACACAGCCGCCGCTGGCTGAGCAGATCCGCGCGGGGGCGCTGGGCCTGAAACTGCACGAGGACTGGGGCACCACGCCCGCCGCCATCCACGCCGCGCTGAGCGTCGCCGAGGACTTCGACATCCAGGTCGCGATCCACACCGACACGCTGAACGAGTCGGGGTTCGTCGAGGACTCCATCCGGGCGTTCGCGGGGCGCACCATCCACACCTTCCACACCGAGGGCGCCGGGGGCGGGCACGCGCCGGACATCATCAAGGTGGCGGGGCTGCCGAACGTCCTGCCGAGCAGCACCAACCCGACCATGCCGTTCACGGTGAACACCATCCACGAGCATCTGGACATGCTGATGGTCTGCCACCACCTCAGCCCGCGCATTCCCGAGGACGTCTCGTTTGCCGAGAGCCGCATCCGCCCCGAGACGATCGCCGCCGAGGACGTCCTGCACGACCTGGGCGTGTTCAGCATGATGAGCAGCGACAGTCAGGCGATGGGCCGCGTGGGCGAGGTCATCACCCGCACGTGGCAGACGGCGCACAAGATGAAACTCCAGCGCGGCCCGCTGAACATTCCCGGTCTGGGCGCCGACACCCGCGCGGACAACCTGCGCGCCCGGCGGTACGTCGCCAAGTACACCATCAACCCCGCCGTCGCCCACGGCATCGCGCACGAGGTCGGCAGCGTCGAGGTCGGGAAACTGGCCGATCTGGTGCTGTGGAAACCCGCCTTCTTCGGCGCGAAGACCGCGCTGGTCATCAAGGGTGGGTTCGTCGTCGCCGCGCAGATGGGCGACGCGAACGCCAGCATCCCCACGCCGCAACCCGTGTACCCCCGCCCGATGTTCGCCGCGCACGGCGCCGGACCGGACACCACCTGCCTGCACTTCGTGTCGCAGGTCAGCCTTCAGGACGGCCACCTGCCGGACGTGGGCCGCCGCTACAGCGCCGTCTCACACACCCGCGACATCGGCAAGCGGGACATGATCCTCAACGCCGAGACGCCCGACATCCACGTCAACCCCGAAACGTACGAGGTGCGCGTGAACGGCGACCTCGTGACGTGCGAGCCGCTGGACGAACTCCCACTCGCCCAGCGGTACTTCCTGTTCTGA
- a CDS encoding xanthine dehydrogenase family protein molybdopterin-binding subunit — MKFEQASPPNPIDQERVVTRPYTRIEGPLKVTGQATYAYEYQLPEAPTYGFVLGSQIAHGRVTRIDTRAAEAAPGVLLVLTHENMPTQAKSDTPVPQQTEASPQLSGPEIRHYHQAVAFVVAETFEQARAAAHLIEIEYDRMPGQFTLADTTEQGKEPKDAVDSVVGDFEPAFKKSAVRVDLTYITPDQSQAPMEPHATIAHWDGDQLTVHTAHQVVHWVRRGLALTLNLPQKDVRVVAAYIGGGFGTKLLFFSDAVLSAAAARLLGRPVKTTLQRPLIFNNTSHRAATIQRVRLGADEDGVLHAVGHDTWTGNLPGGDSEPAGEQTKYLYGGEHRLIRTRQSELDLPPGASMRAPGEAVGMLAIEGAMDELAEQLGLDPVELRLRNDVQFDPEKGPKRPFSSRRLAAALRTGAKAFGWDDRPRAPRERQDGEWYVGYGVASAFRTNLVQPSGATVRLNPGGTLTVETQMTDIGTGSYTVLAQVAAEMLGLDVPQVEVKLGDSDFPKASGSGGSWGANSSSAGVYAACDELRRTLAQQAGYSPASAVFRGGKVWEGADCTDLSDLAGKSGVEATARITFGDLTKQFMQAGFGAHFVEVGVNAHTGEIRVRRALSVVAAGRILNPVTARSQCLGGMTMGIGSALMEALHVDHELGLFVNHDLGEYHVPVHADIPDLDVIFLDELDDQSSPLRAKGVGELGISGVGAAVANAVYNASGVRVRDFPITLDRVLAGWDDQPVT; from the coding sequence ATGAAGTTCGAGCAGGCGTCCCCCCCCAACCCCATTGATCAGGAGCGCGTCGTCACCCGGCCCTACACCCGCATCGAGGGCCCACTGAAAGTCACCGGGCAGGCCACGTACGCCTACGAGTACCAGCTGCCCGAGGCGCCCACGTACGGCTTCGTGCTCGGCTCGCAGATCGCCCACGGCCGGGTCACGCGCATCGACACGCGCGCGGCCGAGGCGGCCCCCGGCGTCCTGCTGGTCCTGACGCACGAGAACATGCCGACCCAGGCGAAGAGCGACACGCCCGTCCCGCAGCAGACCGAGGCGTCCCCGCAACTCAGCGGACCCGAGATCCGCCACTACCATCAGGCCGTCGCGTTCGTCGTGGCCGAGACCTTCGAGCAGGCCCGCGCCGCCGCGCACCTCATCGAGATCGAGTACGACCGCATGCCCGGCCAGTTCACCCTGGCCGACACCACCGAGCAGGGCAAGGAACCCAAGGACGCCGTGGACAGCGTCGTCGGTGACTTCGAACCGGCCTTCAAAAAATCGGCGGTGCGCGTCGACCTGACCTACATCACCCCCGACCAGTCGCAGGCACCCATGGAACCGCACGCCACCATCGCCCACTGGGACGGCGACCAGCTGACCGTTCACACCGCGCATCAGGTGGTGCACTGGGTCCGGCGCGGCCTGGCGCTGACCCTGAACCTCCCGCAGAAGGACGTGCGGGTCGTCGCGGCGTACATCGGCGGGGGCTTCGGCACGAAACTGCTGTTCTTCTCCGACGCGGTGCTCTCCGCCGCCGCCGCGCGCCTGCTGGGCCGCCCCGTCAAGACGACCCTGCAGCGGCCCCTGATCTTCAACAACACCTCCCACCGCGCCGCGACCATCCAGCGCGTCCGCCTCGGCGCGGACGAGGACGGCGTCCTGCACGCCGTCGGGCACGACACCTGGACCGGGAACCTGCCCGGCGGGGACAGCGAACCCGCCGGCGAGCAGACCAAGTACCTGTACGGCGGCGAGCACCGCCTGATCCGCACCCGCCAGAGCGAACTGGACCTGCCGCCCGGCGCGAGCATGCGCGCCCCCGGCGAGGCGGTCGGCATGCTCGCCATCGAGGGCGCCATGGACGAACTCGCCGAGCAGCTGGGCCTCGACCCGGTCGAACTGCGCCTGCGCAACGACGTGCAGTTCGACCCCGAAAAAGGTCCGAAGCGGCCCTTCTCGTCCCGCCGCCTGGCAGCCGCGCTACGCACCGGCGCGAAGGCGTTCGGCTGGGACGACCGGCCCCGCGCGCCCCGCGAACGGCAGGATGGCGAGTGGTACGTGGGCTACGGCGTGGCGTCCGCGTTCCGCACCAACCTCGTGCAGCCGTCCGGCGCGACCGTCCGCCTGAACCCCGGCGGGACCCTGACCGTGGAAACACAGATGACCGACATCGGCACCGGCAGCTACACGGTCCTGGCGCAGGTCGCCGCGGAGATGCTCGGCCTAGACGTCCCGCAGGTCGAGGTGAAACTCGGCGACTCGGACTTCCCCAAGGCCAGCGGGTCCGGCGGTTCCTGGGGCGCGAACAGCAGTTCCGCCGGCGTGTACGCCGCCTGCGACGAGTTGCGCCGCACCCTGGCGCAACAGGCCGGGTACTCGCCCGCCAGTGCCGTCTTCCGCGGCGGGAAGGTCTGGGAGGGCGCCGACTGCACCGACCTGAGTGACCTGGCCGGGAAGAGCGGCGTGGAGGCCACCGCGCGCATCACCTTCGGGGACCTGACCAAGCAGTTCATGCAGGCGGGCTTCGGCGCGCACTTCGTGGAGGTCGGCGTGAACGCCCACACCGGTGAGATCCGCGTGCGCCGCGCCCTGAGCGTCGTCGCCGCCGGACGCATCCTGAACCCCGTCACGGCCCGTAGCCAGTGCCTGGGCGGCATGACCATGGGCATCGGCAGCGCCCTGATGGAGGCCCTGCACGTCGACCACGAACTCGGCCTGTTCGTCAACCACGACCTGGGCGAGTACCACGTGCCCGTCCACGCGGACATCCCGGATCTCGACGTGATCTTCCTGGATGAACTCGACGACCAGTCCAGCCCGCTGCGCGCCAAGGGCGTCGGGGAACTGGGCATCAGCGGCGTCGGCGCGGCGGTCGCGAACGCCGTGTACAACGCCAGCGGCGTCCGCGTGCGCGACTTCCCCATCACCCTGGACAGGGTTCTCGCCGGGTGGGACGACCAGCCGGTCACCTGA
- a CDS encoding FAD binding domain-containing protein, giving the protein MRAFSYARAETPQAAAQAAEAPGTKFIAGGTNLLDLMKLDIEQPSRLIDLGPLDLRAVTDTPDGGLHVGALVTNTDLAAHPRVKADYAVLTRAIVAGASGQIRNKATTGGNLLQRARCPYFYDTNLPCNKRDPGSGCAALRGLSRTLAVVGTSDACIAQHPSDMAVALRVLDATVNTLKPDGTPRALTLDEFYRLPEDTPHLETTLEPGELITGVTLPPPVGGTHVYRKVRDRASYAFALVSVAAIVNGPDVRVAFGGVAPRPWRVRDAERAAAQASGEARADTLIDRAFEGARPTEQNAFKVPLLRRTVRAVLAQAAQEEQA; this is encoded by the coding sequence GTGAGGGCCTTCTCGTACGCCCGCGCCGAGACGCCGCAGGCCGCCGCGCAGGCCGCCGAGGCGCCCGGCACCAAGTTCATCGCGGGCGGCACCAACCTGCTGGACCTGATGAAACTCGACATCGAGCAGCCCAGCCGCCTGATCGACCTCGGGCCGCTCGACCTGCGCGCCGTGACGGACACCCCGGACGGCGGCCTGCACGTCGGGGCGCTCGTGACGAACACCGACCTCGCCGCGCACCCGCGCGTGAAGGCCGACTACGCCGTCCTCACGCGCGCCATCGTGGCCGGCGCGTCCGGGCAGATCCGCAACAAGGCCACCACCGGCGGCAACCTGCTGCAGCGCGCCCGCTGCCCGTACTTCTACGACACCAACCTCCCGTGCAACAAACGCGACCCCGGCAGCGGCTGCGCGGCCCTGCGCGGCCTGAGCCGGACCCTGGCCGTGGTCGGCACCAGCGACGCCTGCATCGCCCAGCACCCGTCGGACATGGCGGTCGCGCTGCGCGTGCTGGACGCCACCGTGAACACCCTGAAACCCGACGGCACGCCCCGCGCCCTGACGCTCGACGAGTTCTACCGCCTGCCGGAGGACACCCCGCACCTCGAGACCACGCTGGAACCCGGTGAACTCATCACCGGCGTGACCCTGCCCCCCCCGGTCGGCGGCACGCACGTGTACCGCAAGGTCAGGGACCGCGCGTCGTACGCGTTCGCGCTGGTGTCGGTCGCGGCCATCGTGAACGGCCCGGACGTCCGCGTGGCGTTCGGCGGGGTCGCGCCGCGCCCCTGGCGCGTCCGGGACGCCGAGCGCGCCGCCGCGCAGGCCAGCGGTGAGGCGCGCGCCGACACGCTGATCGACCGGGCGTTCGAGGGCGCGCGCCCCACCGAGCAGAACGCCTTCAAGGTGCCGCTGCTGCGCCGCACCGTCCGGGCCGTGCTGGCCCAGGCGGCCCAGGAGGAACAGGCATGA
- a CDS encoding 2Fe-2S iron-sulfur cluster-binding protein, which translates to MSEAVPARLPVTLTVNGAAHTLTVDPRVTLLDALRETLHLTGTKKGCDHGQCGACTVLLDGQRVLSCLTLAVMHDGQAVTTVEGLGTPEQLHPLQDAFIRHDGYQCGYCTPGQLCSSVGTLDEIARGVPSHVTAHLDDVTFSAEELRERLSGNICRCAAYPNIIAAVMDVHAGEGA; encoded by the coding sequence ATGTCCGAAGCTGTCCCCGCGCGCCTGCCCGTCACCCTCACCGTGAACGGCGCGGCGCACACCCTGACCGTCGACCCGCGCGTCACCCTGCTCGACGCGCTGCGCGAGACGCTGCACCTGACCGGCACCAAGAAGGGCTGCGATCACGGTCAGTGCGGCGCGTGCACCGTCCTGCTCGACGGGCAGCGCGTCCTCAGCTGCCTGACGCTGGCGGTCATGCACGACGGTCAGGCCGTCACCACCGTCGAGGGGCTGGGCACGCCGGAACAGCTGCACCCGCTGCAGGACGCCTTCATCCGCCACGACGGCTACCAGTGCGGGTACTGCACGCCCGGGCAGCTGTGCTCGTCGGTCGGGACGCTGGACGAGATCGCACGCGGCGTCCCCAGCCACGTCACCGCGCACCTGGACGACGTGACCTTCAGCGCCGAGGAGCTGCGTGAGCGCCTGAGCGGCAACATCTGCCGCTGCGCCGCGTACCCGAACATCATCGCGGCCGTCATGGACGTGCACGCCGGAGAGGGCGCGTGA
- a CDS encoding hydrogenase maturation nickel metallochaperone HypA/HybF → MHEASVALALVDVATEALHEHGGARVTALTVRVGAWSSVVPEALMAAFPACAAGTPLQGARLTVVRVPGVGDCPAHGPVELDLTRGLRCPSCGAAVPALVQGDELELDELELGDPELGELALGRQGRPEPDPAGPERTALPDSETPGQEDV, encoded by the coding sequence ATGCATGAGGCGTCGGTGGCGCTCGCGCTGGTGGACGTGGCGACCGAGGCCCTGCACGAGCACGGCGGCGCGCGCGTCACGGCGCTGACGGTGCGGGTGGGCGCGTGGTCGAGCGTGGTCCCGGAGGCTCTCATGGCGGCCTTCCCTGCCTGCGCGGCCGGTACGCCGCTGCAGGGCGCCCGCCTGACGGTGGTGCGGGTGCCGGGCGTGGGCGACTGCCCCGCGCACGGACCGGTGGAACTCGACCTGACGCGCGGGCTGCGCTGCCCGTCGTGCGGCGCGGCCGTCCCGGCACTGGTGCAGGGCGACGAACTGGAACTCGACGAACTGGAACTCGGTGACCCCGAACTTGGTGAACTGGCACTCGGCCGACAGGGGCGGCCCGAACCCGACCCGGCCGGACCTGAACGGACCGCGCTGCCGGACTCCGAAACTCCGGGACAGGAGGACGTATGA